The following proteins are co-located in the Paludibaculum fermentans genome:
- a CDS encoding protein-methionine-sulfoxide reductase heme-binding subunit MsrQ encodes MKRILSSRWVKPVVFLAALAPLLLLVWQFFHDGLGANPLQFITHATGDWTLRFLVFTLAVTPLRKLLNLPDLIRFRRMLGLYAFFYGCLHLMTYLWFDKFFDWADIVKDIAKRPYITIGTLGLVLMIPLAITSTVGWIRRMGGKRWQMLHRLTYVSIVAGVIHYYWLVKLDVSRPLFYGGLTAILLLYRVAVWFMKSRARRVPAPVAA; translated from the coding sequence ATGAAGCGCATTCTCTCCAGCCGCTGGGTAAAGCCAGTGGTGTTCCTAGCGGCCCTCGCTCCGCTACTGCTGCTCGTCTGGCAGTTCTTCCATGACGGACTGGGTGCGAATCCGCTGCAGTTCATTACGCACGCCACAGGCGACTGGACGCTGCGTTTCCTGGTCTTTACCCTGGCGGTCACTCCGCTGCGCAAGCTGCTCAACCTGCCGGATCTCATTCGTTTCCGGCGCATGCTGGGGCTCTATGCGTTCTTCTACGGCTGCCTGCACCTGATGACCTATCTGTGGTTCGACAAGTTCTTCGATTGGGCGGACATCGTGAAGGACATCGCGAAGCGGCCCTACATCACGATCGGGACCCTCGGTTTGGTGCTGATGATCCCGCTGGCGATCACCTCCACCGTGGGTTGGATCCGCCGGATGGGCGGCAAGCGCTGGCAGATGCTGCACCGGCTTACCTATGTGAGCATCGTGGCCGGGGTGATCCACTACTACTGGCTGGTGAAACTGGATGTGAGCCGGCCGTTGTTCTACGGCGGGCTGACCGCCATTCTGCTGCTCTACCGTGTGGCCGTCTGGTTCATGAAATCGCGTGCGCGGCGGGTGCCGGCTCCGGTCGCGGCCTGA
- a CDS encoding sialidase family protein codes for MRLIAAFFLFLALGWSGELVTERVFGPEVKTGPYKHPASITELSNGDLYLVYYGGADEYAVKTGVFGSRFEQATRKWSAPQLIASDPFRSVGNGVIWQAPDGVVWLFYVVRWGETWSTSRIQAKVSHDQAKTWSESFVVSEREGMMVRGRPIVLASGEYLLPAYHETGRDTENVGPDSTSWFLRWDVKKRQWIESGQVRSKKGNIQPAAAEIAPGHLIAYCRRGGGYGPVKDGYVIRAESQDGGKTWTEGQDSQFPNPNAAVDFIKLQSGKLFLVYNNSMEDRTPLTVALSADKDKTWPWKRDVGTGKDGFAYPVAIQTKDGKIHLVYTTKGRTVIVHAVLDEGWIQAGR; via the coding sequence ATGAGACTCATTGCAGCTTTCTTTCTTTTCCTGGCGCTGGGGTGGTCCGGCGAACTCGTGACGGAGCGCGTCTTCGGCCCCGAGGTGAAGACCGGGCCCTACAAACACCCCGCGTCCATCACGGAGCTGTCGAACGGCGATCTCTACCTCGTCTACTACGGCGGGGCGGATGAGTATGCGGTGAAGACGGGCGTCTTCGGGTCGCGCTTCGAGCAGGCCACGAGGAAGTGGTCGGCTCCGCAGTTGATTGCCTCTGACCCGTTCCGCTCGGTGGGCAATGGGGTGATTTGGCAGGCGCCCGATGGCGTGGTGTGGCTGTTCTACGTGGTGCGCTGGGGCGAGACATGGTCGACGTCGCGGATCCAGGCCAAGGTGTCGCACGACCAGGCGAAGACGTGGTCGGAGAGCTTCGTGGTGTCGGAGCGCGAAGGCATGATGGTGCGCGGCCGGCCCATCGTCCTGGCGTCGGGCGAGTATCTGCTGCCGGCCTATCACGAGACCGGCCGCGATACCGAGAACGTGGGGCCGGATTCGACCTCGTGGTTCCTGCGTTGGGACGTCAAGAAGCGGCAGTGGATCGAGAGCGGCCAGGTGCGGTCAAAGAAAGGCAACATCCAGCCGGCGGCGGCGGAGATCGCGCCCGGCCACCTGATCGCCTACTGCCGGCGCGGCGGCGGCTACGGGCCGGTGAAGGACGGCTATGTGATCCGGGCCGAGTCTCAGGATGGAGGCAAGACCTGGACGGAAGGGCAGGACTCGCAGTTCCCCAATCCGAATGCGGCCGTGGACTTCATCAAGCTGCAGAGCGGAAAGCTGTTCCTCGTCTACAACAATTCGATGGAAGACCGGACGCCGCTGACGGTGGCGCTGTCGGCCGACAAGGACAAGACCTGGCCGTGGAAGCGTGACGTGGGCACGGGCAAGGACGGCTTCGCATATCCGGTGGCCATCCAGACCAAGGACGGCAAGATCCACCTGGTGTACACGACGAAGGGCCGCACGGTGATCGTGCACGCGGTGCTGGACGAAGGGTGGATCCAGGCCGGCCGTTAG
- a CDS encoding MarC family protein produces MLIQFSAPEVAKAAVFIAATLFPIVNPLGGAPIFLTLTGSHSHEVQHRLARKIAMNSFALLMASLFIGAQVLAFFGISLPAVQLGGGIVVAAAGWALLNQPDRPNKDQQSVTDVDLLTRSFYPFTLPLTVGPGSISVAITLGANLPKRLDTSSLLSLEALVASIFGAGSICILIWLCYASAERMSRALGPTGMSVVMRLSSFILFCIGVQIAWNGLQGLAGPLIHGTVR; encoded by the coding sequence ATGCTCATCCAGTTCTCCGCCCCCGAGGTCGCCAAGGCCGCGGTCTTCATAGCCGCGACCCTGTTCCCCATCGTCAATCCGCTGGGTGGAGCGCCCATCTTTCTTACTCTGACCGGGAGCCACTCGCACGAGGTCCAGCACCGGCTCGCCCGCAAGATCGCGATGAACAGCTTCGCGCTGCTGATGGCATCGCTGTTCATCGGCGCTCAAGTGCTGGCCTTCTTCGGGATCTCCCTGCCGGCTGTCCAACTGGGTGGCGGCATCGTGGTCGCCGCGGCCGGTTGGGCGTTGCTCAACCAGCCGGACCGGCCCAACAAAGACCAGCAGAGCGTGACGGATGTCGATCTGTTGACCCGTTCGTTCTACCCGTTCACGCTGCCGCTCACTGTCGGACCCGGCTCCATCTCGGTGGCCATCACCCTGGGCGCCAACCTGCCCAAGCGGCTGGACACCTCTTCGCTGCTGTCACTGGAAGCACTGGTGGCGTCGATCTTCGGCGCCGGCTCCATCTGCATCCTGATCTGGCTCTGCTATGCCTCGGCCGAACGGATGAGCCGCGCGCTGGGCCCGACCGGGATGAGCGTCGTGATGCGGCTGTCCAGCTTCATTCTCTTCTGCATCGGCGTCCAGATCGCCTGGAACGGCCTGCAAGGCCTGGCGGGCCCCCTGATCCACGGCACCGTCCGTTAA
- a CDS encoding adenylate/guanylate cyclase domain-containing protein encodes MPGGKWRLISAVLFIAMAATVFAFALGETRIIRLLHLKSGDLYFVAAQPEQPKDIVLIVVDQKSLDRFPEPLLLWHGYYEAAIEAAADAGAKVLGLDVAFPIPVNQWAAGFDERMAQAVISTSTRMPVMCGYAASTLSQQRKWPVPMNMAAAAMGQMAYVNLRADEDDFIRSIELAEAEGSRSMSLAVSERFLGRPVSYPQHNMLIHYVGPAGTFPRVSLCDFIDAARAGRKQQLRDWVSGKAVLLGPDLITDRHATPFYAFRAGTPANTAGVEIHANAVWTLLSGRHIVPLSEPVKVTLTAAVSLGAALVTLLVAGWPLFGYLVLLAALSTSIGFLLFGRGLLVAPSEILLPLLISGLLSLVYGYFFAARGRDTFRNAVRVFVGKQVAEALDASGKIALSGRREAVTILFTDIRGFTAWCDTQEPETVVARLNEYFAVMTACIVRHGGQVNKFIGDGIMAIFSDAEGAALGDHALRAVRCAVEMVGQPLEFRTGAGIHTGDAIVGNVGSGDKMDYTALGDTVNLAARLEGLNKEFQTRILMSAATWDRVKGSVEARRLGQVPVRGKSVEQSIYTVAEV; translated from the coding sequence GTGCCGGGCGGCAAGTGGCGGTTGATTTCAGCGGTTCTATTCATCGCGATGGCCGCGACCGTCTTCGCCTTCGCCCTGGGCGAAACCCGCATCATCCGGCTGCTGCACCTGAAATCCGGCGATCTCTACTTCGTCGCCGCCCAGCCCGAGCAGCCCAAGGACATTGTCCTGATCGTAGTCGACCAGAAGTCGCTCGACCGCTTCCCGGAACCCCTGCTGCTCTGGCACGGCTACTACGAAGCAGCCATCGAGGCGGCAGCCGATGCCGGCGCCAAGGTCCTGGGTCTCGACGTCGCTTTCCCCATTCCCGTCAACCAGTGGGCCGCCGGCTTCGACGAACGCATGGCGCAGGCCGTGATTTCGACCTCCACCCGCATGCCGGTGATGTGCGGATATGCCGCTTCCACGCTATCCCAGCAGAGGAAGTGGCCGGTGCCGATGAATATGGCCGCCGCGGCGATGGGCCAGATGGCCTATGTGAACCTGCGCGCCGACGAGGACGATTTCATCCGCTCGATTGAACTCGCGGAAGCCGAGGGCTCCCGCAGCATGTCGCTGGCCGTCTCGGAGCGCTTTCTGGGCCGCCCGGTCAGCTATCCCCAGCACAACATGCTGATCCACTATGTCGGCCCGGCGGGCACGTTCCCGCGTGTTTCGCTCTGCGACTTCATCGATGCGGCCCGCGCGGGCCGCAAGCAGCAGTTGCGGGATTGGGTGAGCGGCAAGGCCGTCCTGCTGGGCCCGGACCTCATTACGGACCGGCACGCGACACCGTTTTACGCCTTCCGCGCCGGCACGCCCGCCAACACGGCGGGTGTCGAGATCCACGCCAACGCGGTCTGGACGCTGTTGAGCGGCCGCCACATCGTGCCCCTCAGCGAGCCGGTCAAGGTGACGCTCACCGCCGCCGTCAGCCTGGGCGCCGCGCTGGTCACCCTGTTGGTCGCCGGCTGGCCCCTCTTCGGCTACCTGGTCCTGCTGGCCGCCTTGAGCACCAGCATCGGCTTCCTGCTGTTTGGCCGCGGCCTGCTGGTCGCCCCCTCGGAAATCCTGCTGCCGCTGCTCATCTCCGGCCTGCTCTCGCTGGTTTACGGCTACTTCTTCGCGGCCCGCGGCCGCGACACCTTCCGCAACGCCGTGCGGGTCTTCGTTGGAAAACAGGTGGCCGAGGCGCTGGACGCCTCCGGGAAAATCGCCCTCAGCGGACGCCGCGAGGCGGTCACCATCCTGTTTACGGACATCCGCGGCTTTACGGCCTGGTGCGATACGCAGGAACCGGAAACCGTGGTCGCCCGTCTCAACGAGTACTTCGCCGTGATGACCGCCTGCATCGTCCGCCACGGCGGGCAGGTGAACAAGTTCATCGGTGACGGAATCATGGCCATTTTCAGCGATGCGGAAGGCGCCGCCCTGGGCGACCACGCCCTGCGGGCCGTCCGTTGCGCGGTGGAGATGGTCGGCCAGCCGCTGGAGTTCCGCACCGGCGCCGGCATCCACACCGGCGACGCCATCGTCGGCAACGTGGGCTCAGGCGATAAGATGGATTACACGGCTCTGGGTGACACCGTCAATCTGGCCGCCCGGCTCGAGGGCTTGAACAAGGAGTTCCAAACCCGCATTCTCATGAGTGCGGCCACATGGGACCGAGTGAAAGGCTCCGTCGAGGCGCGGCGCCTGGGCCAGGTTCCGGTGCGGGGCAAAAGCGTGGAACAGTCGATCTACACCGTTGCGGAGGTTTGA
- the msrP gene encoding protein-methionine-sulfoxide reductase catalytic subunit MsrP, with amino-acid sequence MIIKSRQSSDLRYSQVTPKGEYLNRRRFLSAGSLALGALTLPAQPAQAGTKLEGVVKSSYTVSDKATPYKDVTTYNNFYEFGVDKEDPAVNAKNFRTSPWTISVEGDVAKPRKFDISEILKIAPLEERIYRHRCVEAWSMVVPWIGIPLNALLKLVEPTAKAKYVAFQSLYDPRQMPKAGALDFPYMEGLRLDEAMHPLTMLTVGLYGEVLPNQNGAPLRLTVPWKYGFKGIKSINRIRLVGSQPSTSWNTMAAREYGFYSNVNPNVDHPRWSQAKERRIGEFFKRDTLMFNGYGDQVAGLYSGLDLKKNY; translated from the coding sequence ATGATCATCAAGTCCAGACAATCGAGCGATCTTCGCTACTCGCAGGTGACGCCGAAGGGGGAGTACCTGAACCGCCGCCGTTTCCTTTCGGCCGGTTCGCTGGCACTGGGTGCGCTGACGCTGCCGGCCCAGCCGGCCCAGGCGGGCACTAAGCTCGAGGGCGTGGTCAAGAGCAGCTACACGGTCAGCGACAAGGCTACGCCGTACAAGGATGTGACCACCTACAACAACTTCTACGAGTTCGGGGTGGACAAGGAAGACCCGGCGGTGAACGCCAAAAACTTCCGCACCTCGCCCTGGACGATCTCAGTGGAAGGGGATGTGGCCAAGCCCAGGAAGTTTGATATCAGCGAGATCCTCAAGATCGCTCCGCTGGAGGAGCGCATCTACCGGCACCGCTGCGTCGAGGCGTGGTCGATGGTGGTGCCGTGGATCGGCATCCCGCTCAACGCCCTACTCAAGCTGGTAGAGCCCACGGCCAAGGCGAAGTATGTCGCCTTCCAAAGCCTGTACGACCCCCGCCAGATGCCCAAGGCCGGCGCGCTCGACTTCCCTTACATGGAGGGGCTGCGCCTGGATGAGGCCATGCACCCGCTCACCATGCTCACCGTGGGCCTCTACGGAGAGGTGCTGCCCAACCAGAACGGTGCGCCGCTCCGCCTGACGGTGCCGTGGAAGTACGGCTTCAAGGGGATCAAGTCGATCAACCGCATCCGGCTGGTGGGCAGCCAGCCTTCCACGAGTTGGAACACGATGGCCGCCCGGGAGTACGGGTTCTATTCGAACGTGAATCCGAACGTGGATCACCCCCGCTGGTCGCAGGCCAAGGAACGCCGCATCGGAGAGTTCTTCAAGCGCGACACGCTGATGTTCAACGGCTATGGCGATCAGGTGGCCGGGCTGTATTCCGGCCTGGATCTGAAGAAGAACTACTAG
- a CDS encoding sulfatase family protein: protein MTRSQFLYSALPLLSQARAKAAAQRPNIVYIYADDCGYGDLSCYGATRVKTPNLDRLAGSGVRFTNAHSPSATCTPSRYALLTGEYAWRRKGTGILPGDASLIIEPGRYTLPAMLKKSGYATGAVGKWHLGLGKGNVDWNGEIKPGPLEVGFDYSFLLPATGDRVPCVYVENHRVVGLDPKDPIVVNYEKLVGNEPTGKAHPELLKMHPSHGHDMTIVNGVSRIGYMSGGKSARWVDEDIADTITGKAVSFIEKYKANPFFLYFATHDIHVPRMPNKRFVGKTPMGPRGDVIAELDWTVGQVMDALDRNKLTDNTMIIFTSDNGPVVDDGYQDQAVEKLGGHKPAGPWRGGKYSSYDGGTRVPFLLRWPGHVKPMVSDAMFCQVDLLNSFANLTGQSLPAEAAPDSLDMLPVLLGQTKKGRDSLVEHAGALSLIVGDWKVIEARPGPKTNETHIELGNDPNPQLFHLSEDPGEQHNLATQFADRVKQMLETLEKLKKAGRSRA, encoded by the coding sequence ATGACGCGTTCCCAGTTCCTCTATTCCGCCCTGCCGCTGCTTTCGCAGGCGCGGGCGAAGGCGGCGGCGCAAAGACCGAACATCGTCTATATCTATGCGGACGATTGCGGCTATGGCGACCTGAGCTGCTACGGGGCGACCCGGGTGAAGACGCCCAATCTCGACCGCCTGGCCGGCAGCGGAGTGCGCTTCACCAACGCGCATTCCCCCTCCGCCACCTGCACGCCCTCCCGCTATGCGCTGCTCACCGGGGAATACGCCTGGCGGCGCAAAGGAACGGGCATCCTGCCCGGCGACGCCTCCCTGATCATCGAGCCGGGCCGCTACACGCTGCCCGCGATGCTCAAAAAGAGCGGGTACGCAACCGGGGCTGTCGGCAAGTGGCACCTGGGACTGGGCAAAGGCAATGTGGATTGGAACGGCGAGATCAAGCCGGGACCGCTCGAGGTGGGCTTCGACTATTCCTTCCTGCTGCCGGCCACGGGCGACCGTGTGCCGTGCGTGTACGTCGAGAATCACCGGGTAGTCGGCCTGGACCCGAAAGACCCGATCGTCGTGAACTACGAGAAGCTGGTGGGCAATGAACCCACGGGCAAGGCGCATCCGGAACTGCTGAAGATGCACCCCAGCCACGGCCACGACATGACGATCGTGAACGGAGTCAGCCGCATCGGGTACATGAGCGGCGGCAAGTCGGCGCGCTGGGTGGACGAGGACATTGCCGACACCATCACTGGCAAGGCCGTATCATTCATCGAGAAATACAAGGCGAATCCGTTCTTCCTCTACTTCGCGACGCACGACATCCACGTGCCGAGAATGCCGAACAAACGCTTTGTGGGGAAGACGCCCATGGGGCCGCGCGGCGACGTGATCGCGGAGCTCGATTGGACGGTCGGGCAGGTGATGGACGCCCTCGACCGGAACAAGCTGACCGACAACACGATGATCATCTTCACCAGCGACAACGGGCCGGTGGTGGACGATGGCTACCAGGACCAGGCGGTGGAGAAACTGGGCGGGCACAAGCCGGCCGGCCCCTGGCGGGGAGGGAAGTACAGTTCCTATGACGGCGGCACCCGCGTACCGTTCCTGCTGCGCTGGCCAGGCCATGTGAAGCCCATGGTCTCGGATGCGATGTTCTGCCAGGTGGATCTGCTGAATTCATTCGCGAACCTGACAGGGCAAAGCCTGCCCGCCGAAGCCGCTCCGGATAGCCTGGATATGCTGCCCGTGCTGTTAGGTCAGACAAAGAAGGGGCGGGACTCGCTGGTGGAGCACGCCGGCGCGCTGTCTTTGATCGTGGGCGACTGGAAGGTGATTGAGGCAAGACCCGGCCCGAAGACCAACGAAACACACATTGAGCTGGGGAACGACCCTAATCCTCAGTTGTTCCATCTTTCGGAAGATCCGGGCGAGCAGCACAACCTGGCCACACAGTTTGCGGACAGGGTGAAGCAGATGCTGGAGACGCTGGAGAAGTTGAAGAAGGCGGGTCGCTCAAGGGCCTGA
- a CDS encoding alpha/beta fold hydrolase, which translates to MRSLFLLFAAPVLFAQPDQRFAELKDLKLEGGQTLASCKVGYRTYGKLNAAGTNAILWPTWFSGKSSDLAGFIGAGRMVDPGRFYVITVDALGNGVSCSPSNAGGAFPAITIGDMVNAEYRLLTEHLGVKSLHAVMGISMGGMQTFEWMVAYPSFLRRAVPIVGSAKLTSADLLLWQAELSAIEAVQKAGGDPRTAMPAVLAMHEFALSTPEHVVAKTSAAEFPALKSRLDENARTGMDPRDWAAQLRAMMAHDVSRKFGGSMEKAGAAVQAKVLEVVALQDHMVNPASALRMAETAGFEVLRLAGDCGHGAPGCEEAKVNAAVAEFLGRP; encoded by the coding sequence ATGAGGTCACTTTTCCTGCTCTTCGCGGCTCCGGTCTTGTTCGCCCAGCCGGATCAGAGGTTCGCTGAACTGAAGGATCTGAAGCTGGAGGGCGGGCAGACGCTGGCGTCGTGCAAGGTGGGCTATCGGACCTACGGCAAGCTGAACGCCGCCGGCACGAACGCGATCTTATGGCCGACGTGGTTCTCGGGCAAGAGCTCCGATCTGGCCGGGTTCATCGGAGCGGGCCGGATGGTGGATCCGGGCCGGTTCTACGTGATCACGGTGGACGCGCTGGGCAATGGAGTGAGTTGCTCGCCGTCGAACGCCGGAGGCGCGTTTCCCGCCATCACCATCGGCGATATGGTGAATGCGGAGTACCGGCTGCTGACCGAGCACCTCGGGGTGAAGAGCCTGCATGCGGTGATGGGCATCTCGATGGGCGGCATGCAGACGTTTGAGTGGATGGTGGCGTATCCGTCCTTCCTGCGGCGGGCGGTGCCCATCGTCGGGTCGGCCAAACTGACCTCAGCGGACCTGCTGCTGTGGCAGGCGGAACTCTCGGCCATCGAAGCGGTGCAGAAGGCGGGTGGGGATCCGCGGACGGCCATGCCCGCCGTGCTGGCGATGCACGAGTTCGCCTTGAGCACCCCGGAGCATGTGGTCGCCAAGACCTCAGCGGCGGAGTTCCCGGCCTTGAAGAGCCGGCTCGACGAGAATGCCAGGACGGGCATGGACCCACGCGACTGGGCCGCCCAACTGCGCGCGATGATGGCCCACGACGTGTCGCGGAAGTTCGGCGGCTCGATGGAGAAGGCCGGCGCGGCCGTGCAGGCCAAGGTGCTGGAAGTAGTGGCGCTGCAGGACCACATGGTGAACCCGGCTTCGGCGCTGCGGATGGCGGAGACGGCCGGCTTCGAAGTCCTGCGCCTGGCAGGGGATTGCGGACACGGCGCGCCGGGCTGTGAAGAAGCGAAGGTGAACGCGGCGGTGGCGGAGTTCCTCGGCCGCCCTTAA
- a CDS encoding DUF4159 domain-containing protein, with protein MRAGWVTAAVLLCAAAGLAQRFFQFSHREQGPRPVFETKTEFHFVRLEYTDLPQYHRRFGYSSRSGSGNGWWMMDWPDADEHFTQGIQRLTRIHTGDPHHFSLTDKQLYDHPWIYATQVGWWALSDTETANLREYLLRGGFLVVDDFWGDEQYETFRRTMARVLPGEPIADIEETDSVMHVLYDIREKDRTIIPGTRHLRPGPNGTASAQYPPGAVPAWRAMTDGKKRMVVAVNFNTDVGDAWEYADAPEYPEAMTTLAYRYGINYIVYAMTH; from the coding sequence ATGCGGGCAGGCTGGGTCACCGCTGCAGTGTTGCTTTGCGCCGCCGCCGGCTTGGCGCAGCGCTTCTTCCAGTTCTCACACAGGGAACAAGGCCCGCGTCCGGTGTTCGAGACGAAGACCGAGTTCCACTTCGTCCGGCTCGAGTACACCGATCTGCCCCAATACCACCGGCGCTTCGGCTACTCCTCCCGCAGCGGCAGCGGCAACGGCTGGTGGATGATGGACTGGCCCGACGCCGATGAACATTTCACGCAGGGCATCCAGCGCCTCACCCGCATCCACACTGGCGATCCGCACCACTTCAGCCTCACCGACAAGCAGCTCTACGACCACCCGTGGATCTACGCCACGCAGGTGGGCTGGTGGGCACTCTCCGACACGGAAACCGCCAACCTGCGCGAGTACCTGCTGCGCGGCGGCTTCCTGGTGGTCGACGACTTCTGGGGCGACGAGCAGTATGAGACGTTCCGCCGCACCATGGCACGCGTCCTGCCTGGCGAGCCCATCGCCGATATCGAAGAGACCGACTCCGTGATGCATGTCCTCTACGACATCCGCGAGAAAGACCGCACCATCATCCCCGGCACGCGCCATCTGCGCCCGGGTCCTAACGGCACCGCCAGCGCCCAATACCCGCCCGGCGCCGTGCCTGCCTGGCGTGCCATGACCGATGGGAAGAAGCGCATGGTGGTCGCGGTCAACTTCAATACGGACGTGGGCGACGCCTGGGAGTACGCCGATGCGCCGGAATACCCCGAAGCCATGACCACGCTCGCTTACCGCTACGGCATCAACTACATCGTTTATGCGATGACGCACTAA
- a CDS encoding ribulokinase: MAIVAGVDFGTQSVRVSLFDSERGRLGAAAAEYPVLRKREDPDYAMQRHTDHMNALAEATRNALAAAGVSGDKVGAIALDTTGSTVIPLGEGLQPLDDYYLWCDHRAKDEAAEITRHARESSLEALNWCGGVYSSEWGFSKLLHWLRHNPEKRGAMVTAMEHCDLVAADLCGITDPAEAPRSICAMGHKWMWNASLGGLPPEEFLTGVDPLLAGVRAKLNGRYETSEVLAGYLSAPWAERLGLAAGIPVPVGAFDAHWDAIGAGIREGDVVNVVGTSTCMMAIAREVGLIPGVCGVVKGSIHPDYYGIEAGLSAVGDIFEAIARRAGATVAELSQGLESYKAGSTGLLRMTWDNGDRTVLVNPELGGVTLGWTLGTTAADELFAAIEGTAFHTRIILERMAGHGVTIHRVINGGGIPQKNAALNRVYANVFNKPVLVPAQEVTSLGSAIFAFMAAGTFATIDEAQAALCPTYHVIEPDPAEAAVYEQLFQCYQKIYFALGQPGSAAVPIGEVLPTLRKLRGKSAGA; encoded by the coding sequence ATGGCCATCGTAGCCGGAGTCGATTTCGGAACCCAAAGCGTCCGCGTGTCCTTGTTTGACAGCGAACGCGGCCGGCTGGGCGCAGCCGCGGCGGAGTATCCCGTGCTGAGGAAGCGGGAGGATCCGGACTATGCGATGCAACGTCATACCGACCACATGAATGCGCTTGCAGAGGCGACCCGAAATGCGCTGGCGGCGGCGGGGGTCTCAGGTGACAAAGTGGGCGCTATCGCGTTGGATACCACGGGCTCCACCGTGATCCCGCTGGGTGAGGGCTTGCAGCCCTTGGACGACTACTATTTGTGGTGCGATCACCGTGCCAAGGACGAGGCCGCGGAGATCACCCGGCATGCCCGCGAATCCAGCCTGGAGGCGTTGAACTGGTGCGGCGGCGTCTACTCGTCCGAGTGGGGTTTCTCGAAGCTGCTGCACTGGCTGCGGCACAATCCGGAGAAGCGCGGCGCCATGGTGACGGCCATGGAACACTGCGATCTGGTGGCCGCCGACCTGTGCGGGATCACTGATCCGGCAGAAGCGCCCCGCAGTATCTGCGCCATGGGCCACAAGTGGATGTGGAACGCCTCGCTGGGCGGACTGCCGCCGGAAGAGTTCCTGACCGGGGTGGATCCGCTGCTGGCCGGCGTGCGGGCGAAGCTGAATGGCCGGTATGAGACTTCCGAGGTTCTGGCCGGATACCTCTCGGCGCCTTGGGCTGAGCGTTTGGGCCTGGCCGCCGGCATCCCGGTGCCGGTGGGCGCCTTCGACGCGCATTGGGACGCGATCGGCGCGGGCATTCGCGAAGGCGATGTGGTGAACGTGGTGGGCACCTCCACCTGCATGATGGCCATCGCCAGGGAAGTGGGCCTGATTCCGGGTGTATGCGGCGTGGTGAAGGGGTCGATTCATCCGGACTACTACGGCATCGAGGCCGGCCTTTCGGCGGTGGGCGACATCTTCGAGGCGATCGCGCGGCGCGCCGGAGCTACCGTAGCGGAGCTTTCACAAGGACTGGAGTCGTACAAGGCCGGCTCGACCGGCCTGTTGCGAATGACCTGGGACAACGGCGACCGGACCGTGCTGGTGAATCCTGAACTGGGCGGCGTGACGCTCGGCTGGACCTTGGGCACGACGGCTGCCGATGAACTCTTTGCCGCGATTGAGGGCACGGCGTTCCACACGCGGATCATTCTCGAGCGCATGGCGGGCCATGGGGTCACCATTCACCGCGTGATCAACGGCGGCGGCATCCCGCAGAAGAACGCCGCGCTGAACAGGGTTTACGCGAACGTATTCAATAAGCCGGTGCTGGTGCCCGCGCAGGAAGTGACCAGCCTTGGGTCGGCTATCTTCGCCTTCATGGCGGCAGGCACCTTTGCGACGATCGATGAAGCGCAGGCGGCCTTGTGCCCGACTTACCACGTGATTGAGCCGGATCCGGCGGAAGCGGCCGTTTACGAGCAGCTCTTCCAGTGCTACCAAAAGATCTACTTCGCACTCGGCCAGCCGGGATCGGCGGCGGTGCCGATTGGTGAAGTGTTGCCGACCTTACGCAAGTTGCGTGGTAAGTCAGCGGGCGCCTAG
- the araD gene encoding L-ribulose-5-phosphate 4-epimerase AraD — MLLESLRVEVLEANLEIVRRGLVMYTFGNASGFSPAEGLMAIKPSGVPFEKLRPEDMVVTDLDGKIVEGSLRPSSDVDTHLEIYRHFPEVKGVVHTHSTYAVSWAQAKREIPCFGTTHADYFYASVPVTEPLSDEEIQSKYELNTGKAIIRRFEGIDPLTRPGVLVSSHGPFAWGASPSKAAMNAVLLEEIARMASITVGLNPALTAIGQALHDEHFLRKHGPGATYGQN, encoded by the coding sequence ATGCTGCTCGAGTCACTCAGAGTTGAAGTCCTGGAAGCGAATCTGGAGATCGTACGCCGCGGACTGGTGATGTATACCTTTGGAAATGCAAGCGGTTTCTCACCCGCTGAGGGCCTCATGGCGATCAAACCGAGCGGCGTCCCCTTCGAGAAGCTGCGGCCCGAAGACATGGTTGTCACCGACCTCGACGGCAAGATCGTCGAGGGCTCCCTCCGCCCCTCCTCCGACGTCGATACGCACCTCGAGATCTACCGCCACTTCCCGGAAGTGAAGGGCGTCGTGCATACCCACTCCACCTACGCTGTCTCCTGGGCCCAGGCCAAACGCGAAATCCCCTGCTTCGGCACCACTCACGCCGACTACTTCTACGCTTCCGTGCCCGTCACCGAACCGCTCTCCGACGAAGAGATCCAGTCGAAGTACGAATTGAACACCGGCAAGGCGATCATCCGCCGGTTTGAAGGCATCGACCCGCTCACCCGGCCCGGGGTCCTCGTCTCCAGCCACGGCCCCTTCGCCTGGGGCGCTTCGCCGTCAAAGGCCGCCATGAACGCCGTCCTGCTGGAAGAGATCGCCCGCATGGCCTCCATCACCGTCGGGCTGAACCCCGCGCTGACCGCCATCGGCCAAGCCCTGCACGACGAACACTTCCTGCGGAAACACGGGCCCGGCGCCACTTACGGCCAGAACTAA